The genomic segment TTAGGAAAGATTggacagcctggaggggagTTTGGTACCAGTGTTCCCGTAGTTTTTTATCTCCATGACAGAAAAGCTGCCCCATGCTCTGTTTCTCTTGTGCAAGAGCAATGGTTAATATGTTAAAGAAATGAGGCTGAAGTCAGGTGGGTTGGAAAAGGTGTATTTGGGGAACTGGGGAGGGTGTGCTTCAAGAGAAAAGGTTAACTTGAAAAATTGTGAGGTGTCAGGAGGTAGCAGCCAGGTGAAGATTAGTGAGAATGACAGGTGCAGTCACAGTTGCAGATGGCATAAGTGGTAGCTAAGCACATTTTTTGCTATTTAGATTTGGTGCGACCTAATTCATTCCCCTTCTGTCCTTCTTTGAAGTGTTTGGAGACAATAACCTTTTAATTTAGCCGCTGTAAAAACAGTCCAGGGAGGTGGAAACAAGAGCTagagaagaaaagatttttctaTGGGTTAGTGCTGTCATAGCTGAGCACTTAAAAGAACCAAACCAGCCCTGCAAGTCTGCTTCCCTGCTCCACATTGAGGAGCCTCAGCTGTTGAAAACTTGTGGCTGTTGCATGGTTTGTTCCCTTCCCCTCTTTCTGGGCTGATCCATGCAGCTGTGTAGTATTCCTCTCAGATGCTATCCCAAAAAAATACCTCTGTGAAGGTCAGGTCACCTGTGTGTCAGATATGGGCTTGCAGGGCTTAGGAGCACCTGAGGTTTTTGCTCCTAAGGGTGGAGGGGTTTGCACAGTACCAGGGTTCAGAGTGAGGTGTGACTTACCTTTCCTTAATTGCTTTCCAGAACAGAGGCAGCCTGGGTTGATCTGGTGATCATGGGAATAAAGGTTTCAGTTCAGTCTGATCATGTTTCCCCAGGTGGGGTAACCGAGCCGAAGGGTGTGAGAGTTTCCAGAAGAATTGGCCAACACCTTGTGTTAACGCTGTTACTGTGGCACAGATCTGGCTAGAGGTGGCTGGAAACTGGTCTGATGGGGGAAAGAATTGTCTAGATATCCTGCATGGAGAGTTTTTAGGGTGAAGCAGCCACATCCACACTGGTGACTTCTTCTTTCTCTCAGAGAAGCTTCATACACCCACCTGAACTATCAATTAACCCAGGAATTCCCCAGTGAGGAAAGGTATGTTGGAGTTGCATCGCATCAGGCTTTTACAAACCAGATTGTTGTGGATCTTTGCACAATATTGCATGAGTgattttcttggatgtcagcaTTTCTTCCACAAAGGGTGTGGTACATCTAATGATGTCTTTTTTCCCCGCTACAAcagatttttgtgtgtgtgtgtaggatattaaaaagaggaaaattattttaatcactGTAGAATAAGTTAGAAATAAACTCATGATGACAATATggaaaaacttaaaaaagaTAGACATGGAATTCAAGTGCTTATTAATAAAAGATtaaacattattattttaaaaaataataaaaggaatGCTTTGAATCATACATTTTAAGAAAGTACAAAGTCAGTTCATATAATAATGTTTCACTTTAACCAAAATATTGATTCCACAGTTCACTGTATCTGTGGGAGGAAACAGAtcttataaataatttatgtaCTAGATCTTACttccattttgaaaaacagtgaggttttttttcctccatgagCTAAATGCTTCTCCCTTGTCCTCTCATTCCTTGTGATGAGGACTTTTGCCTGCTGCGTCACTGAATGTTTCTGCTCCCATCACTGTCCTGGTGCTCCCCACCTGGAGAAGCTGTTTTGCTGGCCTCATTGTCCATGTTGTTGTTGAGGATGTCATCGCAGTCCATCTGTGCCATCAGGTTGAAGCGCTCAGCCACGCAGTGGGCAGTGAGCCGAGCCTCAGGGTCGTGGTCCCAGCACTCTGTGATGGTGTCGCACAGGAAGCGCATTCCCTGCAGTCAGAAGGGCTGAAATTAGGATCAGAAGGCAGGAAGAAGAGGATCTAACACAGTCTCAGTGGTTTACCACACTTCTGACAGCCTCCTGCATAAAAGCTGTTTTTGGCCAAGCTTAAGCACAAGAGGAGTCAGCCTTGGTAAATTGTGGAAGTGCTGATGCTTCCACTGGCACTGCTTGTGTTagagcagcagcctcagctctcACAGCATCTGTTCCCAAACATTCCCCATGCTCCCTGGAAACTGGCTTGTGTTAGCTGTGAGACTTAGAGCCTGTTTCCTTTCAGTCCCTATTTATTTCCTGTCTCAGCCTTGCCCATTTGGATCAGAACATCCTGAAAtcaggagggacaggagaggtgtGGACAGTGACCTGTAGGCTGCTGGCTGAGCCCAGGCCTCTGGGTTTGAGCTGAGCCCTGCCTGTTAGACCtggagggaggggatgggggggaggGAGGTGGTTTTCAAAGGAAGgtttagaaataatttcttaaatctCTCTTTGTTTTAGTGGCATTCTGAAAGAGTGTGCCGTGTCAAACACTCATTGCAGTGTGCAGCTGAACCTTGTTCTCTTATCACATAAGTGTTTTGGTTGAGATGGGCTGAGGTGCTTCCCAGTTTACTCCAGAGTACGTGGAGTTCCTCCTAGGCACAATGCTTACATCTCCcagaaagctattttttttgTCCAATTGTGTAGGGCTCTGAAAAGAGTCACAATATTTTGGGCTTAGGAACAAAATAAATGGTAGTATTCAGCTGGTGCTTTTCCCACTCTTTAGCTAGTAACACAGCTAGCACCAGGAGCTATGTTGAACCTTCCCTCGCCCATGTAATTCCATGATGTGCTATTGCTCTTGGCATCATTGTCAACTGAAGTTGGAGCACAGTGGAAAAATCATTATTCTAAATAAAGCTTCATGTTTTTCAGTGGGTTTTATGTATTTCTTAATTTGCAATGTAGAGAACTCTGAAGTTTCATATGGACCCACACAGGAGGAAAATCCAAGTCTTACAGAGATAATAGGTTCAGTTCCATCTGCCCTTCTGCACCTTGCTCAGAACTCACTGCTCACTGCTAAGGTTCATTGTGCTAAATCTTCCATAATAGACACAGATTGGAGAGAACAGGATTGTACAGCAAAACTGACAGATGGTGTGTTTCAGCACCTCTGACGTCACTCATTTATTAGCTTAGTTGAAAGGATTTGAGGGTAATTGATTACATGCAAAAATGAGCTAGCTTAGGTGAAGCTTTTAAAGTCATCCTGTTCTCAAACAGGACACCCAAGATTTTCTGTACTTATTTTCCCTGAAATCATAACATTTATTTGTGGTTTGCCTTGTAGTGATGATGCTCTTTTGAATGGTACAACTGAAACATCTTGTTTGGCTTACAAAATGAACTTACTTTGGCTTTTATATTAGATATCCGTTTTTCTAAGATTCCAGAGGGTGCTGAGTTGTACAAGTGTATTTTTAGTGGCAATATTGACTTAAACTTCCACTGCTCCTTCCTGTCATGCAGCAGTTGTGCCAGTACATCAGTCTGTTCAGCTGCTTTGTGAACTAGATTCAGCAATTTACCTGGCctaaaaaacccttttttcctccttttttaatGTGCTGGGGTGTGAAACAAGGTAAAAGCATGGACTTAAGGGGTCTGTAAGTTATCTAGGAAACTGGGGATGAATTTCTTCAGCTGACTTTGTTGTGGGGCCTTGCAAGCAGTTGCCCTGAAGCTGCTATTGGGTGAGTCAGTCCTGTCAGGGAAATTAGTGCTGACACTTGCTGAAAATCAACCCATGGTCTTCACTTGACTGAGAGCGATCCTGACATTCAAAATGTGGAAATAGCATTtggagctctgcagcaaacTTGTTTTCATTAGTGGGAACATTTGTGGGTGCCTCCCATTCAGGTGTCACCCTTTCTCAGTGTCACCCAACACTTCCTCCCACGAGAAGCCAGCCTGGACCCCTGGAGTGGCACAAGCCGGTGgctttctgctgcttcccagcagatGGTGCTGCCCAATTCCTCATCCTGGGGAGAACGGTTGCAAAATGCCCAGAAAATGCTGTATAGCCAGGCTTGTAAGGAGGTGTTTATTAGACCAGCAGAGATTAGTCAGAGAAAAACTTCCAGCAACATGACATGgcttttctgttcctcttcACCAGTGACCATCAGATGGTTCAATGAAAGTTCCCACCTTACAAGCCTTGCTCTGTTTGCCTGCTACACCAACCCAACTACAGCAACATTATTTCTGGGAGGTGACTGCAGTCAGACTCTCttcagccctgggagcagcacagtTAAGCTCACACTCTATCAAAGTGTGATTTTTGACAACCCAAGCCtctgtgtattttttctgtggtttcaAAGTTTATCAGAGACCCTGGGAGGTGAATGTCTGAGATGAATACTCAAAGGCTTCAGATATGTGGCACTGCTGATTAAGTTCCTGTACTTGCTTTTGTCAATGAGAAAGGCTGGGTGAGCTCCAGAAATGGACACACTGACTGATAAAACTCCCAGAGGGTCCCACAGAAGTCATGGGTTCATTTGATGCTCTTTGCAGTTTTGGGCAGTCAGGTCAGCTGTGAGTCTTTGGACAAACATGGTTTTGAGAGGAGACATTTAAGGGAACATGTGGCCTCCTAAGCTTGAgaaattctctctttttttttgccaagcCTGCCTCCATGTGCCAGCAGGACAGAGTGGGAGCAGAGACAGTGTATTTTACAGGTGGATATTGCGAAGTGATGCACTGAGCACTGCAAGGCTCTGAAAGCCAGCAGGCTCAATGTTCCAGCTTGATTTTCAGGTGAATGGGAGTGTTGATCAGCAGATGGTGTTTTTCCACAAGACATGTGCAATTCAAGAAGTACCAAAGTCAGGCAAGAAGTGGAAGTCACAATTAGCATGCCTGTTACCCCTTGTGTCCTTAGTGTGTGGCAGAAAGCACTGGCCTGGGGCAGAGGACTCTGTCAGGGCCAGAAGGGAGCTCTGTTTTTGTAGCTGGTTGCTCTGGGTGTGCTTGTGGGTGGTTTTAACAGAGCACATTTTGTCACTGCTGAACTGTTCCTGTTCTAGAACACTGGCTTATGCCCTCTATGCTGACACACTTTGCTTTCAGACCCTCTGAAGGCTGGTGAAAGACTTCCCTTGGCAAGCCCTGAGCCTTGCAGAGTCCCTGCTCTCAGCTTCACTCACTTTTCCTGAGTGTTCCACATGAAGGAGATGCTTTCTGGCTTGCTCTTCCTTGAAGCAATGGAGATTTCTCTCATGTTGAAGGTAATTTTGAGTTTGAAAGCCTCAGCCAAACAGGCAGAAGGCTGGATGTGCCTCCcttcccctctgtccctgctgtgaatGGCTGTGTGTTTCCTGAGCCTTCCAGGCAAGGTGCTTAGGGGAGAAGTGGGGCCAGCTCCAATGATTTACTGTTTCAAGAGCTGCACTGAAGTGCTCCATTTTGCTGTTATCTTCAGGGTGTCTAAAACTCATCACCTCACATTCACAGCCTCCTGGTCATGGCTATTGATCAATGTGTTCTGCTGTGCCCATGGCTGGTGCCTTTTGTGCAACAGGGAAATGAGTCCAGTGGGACTTGTGTGGGCCCAGTCATCCACAATGGATCTCTGCCCACTTTTCCTTTGactataaatttaatttttcaggctGGTTTAGTGAGGAAGGACAATGTGTGTTGCTCTTTTCTGAACCAGTTGCTCCCAGCTTACCTGGTGCACCAGCCAGCTGCTTGGGATCTCGGGCCGGCCTCTGCCATGCAGCACGATGTCCCTCATGGTGTCCACACAAGGCTGCTCCTGGACTTTCGACCCAAAAGGCAGCTCATAATTCTTTACCTCTGCAAGGAAGCAACAGCAGCATTACAGGATGTTTCTAATGCATTCCCTTCTTTGTTTTGGTATGGCCCACTGGATaagaatggttttgtttttaacagtCTGCAAAAAAATAAGCAGATCTGGAAACAATTGAGAATTTGAACAGAGAAATGTAGTGCTGGGTTTTCACATAGAGGTTCTTTTCAGAGACAGCACCAATGAACCATCTGACCTCCTCCCCGAACCCAAAAGATGCAGTACAAAGGACCTGGTTTGTCTTTGGGTGAGACAATTTGAGCAGGCAGAAAGTACTGTGCTGGTGAAGGATGGGAGGGCTGACTGCGACAAGAGAATTTCCAGATTTCTGCTACTGGTAGGGAATGGATTAGAAGAGGAATGGCCCTTCTGGAAGAGCAACCCCATGTCATGGAAGACCAAGGAGAAGCTGGCTATTGGCAAAGGTGAGAGGCCACCTCTGCCAGCTGAGAGGTGATGTGAGAGGCTGGTTTCTGCCCGGATGTGAATGCAGGTGTGAGATATGAGTGGGGAGAGATGGCCTAGGAATGCTGGCTTGGGAACAAAGGATGCATGGGGCATCCGAGCCAGGCAGAGGCCTCCCACTGCCGACCATGGGGCTTGTAGGACAGTCGGAGCAGCTTTCTGGCCAAGGGTTGGGGGTTCCAGCAGTTCTATGGACTTGTATTGTCAGTAGGTGGGACAGAGAAGGAAGCTAAATGGGAGCAGGCAGAAGACAGGCAGGGGCTAACACCAAGGCAGttaatgaaatgtttttctacACACAATTGTCAATGCCAGGATGTGGCTCTGGGAAGTGACAGAGTATGTCATACTGTCAGAGGTTGGGGTTTGTGAGTCCCCATTGCAACATGAGCTCTCTGTGttgtctgaaggaaaaaatggttGAGGAGGGGGAGGCAACtttggcttttcctgctttgtttgCTTTGCATTATCAGCACAGGTTCCATGGGTCTTGGCAGCTCAACAGTTTTGAGCAGGGGCTGGACCAGATGTTGCCATGGGGTCCAGTCCTGCTCCTTGACCACTGGGACACCCTCCTTAAGCCATGGCACACAGAGCAGGGGAATCTGTCACCAGCTCTtggcagccctgcagagatCTAGGCCACCCCAAGTCATGTCTTGTGCCATCGGCTGGGATGCGGGAGTAAGGGAGCAAAAAGGCACGCAGCAACCCGGAAGCAATGCTCCTACCTCCTACCACTTCACATCTAGAGGCCATTTCCCACAGAACGAGGGCCATGGAGTAGACATCCATCTGCTTGAAAGACTCCAGGTCTTCCAGGTTCACTCTGGACTCCAGGACCTCTGGGGCCATGTACCTGGCGGTGCCCACCTGGCCACAGAGAGGAGAGAGGCATTAGCAGGGGTGGGCGGGAACTTTGGCCACAGGCCGTGGGGGTGGCTGGCAAAGGCTCTGCCAGAGAGGGTTGGTGGGTCATACTTGCCTGCCCGCTGTTGGCAAAGTCATCCACTGTCAGGGAGGGGTCGAGGCGTATGGCGATGCCGAAGTCGCAGAGCACACACTCCTGCTCGTTCTTCACCAGGACGTTTGTGCTCTTGATGTCGCGGTGGGCGATGGGGATTTTCGGGCGGCCGCAGGCAGTGTAGTCGCTGTGAAGATGGGCCACCCCGCTCACCAGGGACCCAGCCATCTTCTGCAGGTCCATCCAGCTCAGCACGTGGCGGGAGAGGTAGTCCTTGAGGTTGCCCCGGCTGTGGTAGGCGGTGATGAGCCAGTACTCCCGGCGGGGCCCCGTGCCCCGGTCCTCGGCAGTGAGGAACTGCAGGACGCTGTCGTGCCTGAGGCTGGTGTCGGTGAAGATCTGGCTCTCGTTCTTCCAGGAGGAGTATTCCTCGCAGGGGAAGATCTTCACGGCCACGGTCTCGTACTGCCCCGAGCGGCTGTGGCTCAGCTTGGCCCTCCACACCTCCGCGAACTGCCCTTTGCCCACCATCTCGTCCAGCTCGATGGGGAGCAGCTCAGCGGGGCGGCTGCTGGCGCAGCCGGGGTTGGTGCCGGCTGAGCTCTCATCCATCAGCACGGACAACTTCTCCTCCCGCTCGGTCGCCTTCCCCGGCTCCGGCAGCGCCGGGGGCTGGCCCTGTTTCCCACCCCACACCTTGGCTCTCTTGCGTCGCTTCTGCGTGCGGCAAAGGTAAAATATCACCGTGATCATCACCGCCACCAGCAGCGGGGGCAGGAGGCTGATGGCAGCCACGGGGATCACCTCTTTGCTCTGCAGCATGGAGTAGCCTGAGGGAGGAAAGCAAAGGcgaggtgctgctgctgctgcgggtCTGCCACAGCTCGTTTTCATCAGGCGGAGGAGGAAAATATGCAAAGCTGTTAATGGAGCGCAGCCCTTCGCGGGGCCGCACAAGGGCTCATCCCGACACAGAACCCAGATGCAGGCACTTAGCAAAGGGGATGATCGGTTTTGGTCTCAAATTTGGCTCCATTTATCAACAGAAGACACAGGCCAGAATCGCTTGGAGAGTGTGGCACAAGAGACTGCaaagggtgttttgggggtcccatgCACTGCTTACAGTCATGGCAAGGGGAGCTTGGCTGGAAATAACAATGATAAATCCAAGGCAAGGCTCGAACACAGCAAATCTCTGAGTGGGCTTGGGCCCGAAGATTTTCTGGACCTCTGTGGTGCACAGAGAGCCAGGAATGATGCTGGGGGTGGGCAGTGTGCAGGACCACCCAGCCCAGGGGAGTGCCGGGATGCTTTGCACTTAATTAGCACACAAGAGCATTATTTCAGTGcttgtctgctgctgctggcatctCCTTCCTCAGCCCCTTACAACAGCAGCCCCAACAATCACCAGGGCATGgctgcatttgttttatttcttttaaaacccCTGTTGGCCTTCAGATTGTCAGGGGGAGGACACGCACACAAAGCCATAACCCTCACACAACATATAATTGTCTGATCCTTTGATGTTCATGATTCCTGGAATAAACATGCTGACTTCAGTAGAGATATTCAAGTAAAATCTTACTCAGAGGTTTTTCTGCCAAGTATAATAACCCAGGGGAAGAGGGATAAGAATCATTCCATAAGCAAAACTCTCGCTGCTTGACCTCAGTGTGTGC from the Poecile atricapillus isolate bPoeAtr1 chromosome 5, bPoeAtr1.hap1, whole genome shotgun sequence genome contains:
- the LOC131579520 gene encoding TGF-beta receptor type-2-like; protein product: MGSWRRPGLLALLLLSLSCGAGARRSLKTNLCKWCDSTAPACEEKVCYSNCNLNSYCEDPYEICVAIWRQDNESIRISTLCHNPHRPIENLMVPNYNSSRCIMSHQPSEDGVIYVCGCVDEQECNDKLIFENHTNGYSMLQSKEVIPVAAISLLPPLLVAVMITVIFYLCRTQKRRKRAKVWGGKQGQPPALPEPGKATEREEKLSVLMDESSAGTNPGCASSRPAELLPIELDEMVGKGQFAEVWRAKLSHSRSGQYETVAVKIFPCEEYSSWKNESQIFTDTSLRHDSVLQFLTAEDRGTGPRREYWLITAYHSRGNLKDYLSRHVLSWMDLQKMAGSLVSGVAHLHSDYTACGRPKIPIAHRDIKSTNVLVKNEQECVLCDFGIAIRLDPSLTVDDFANSGQVGTARYMAPEVLESRVNLEDLESFKQMDVYSMALVLWEMASRCEVVGEVKNYELPFGSKVQEQPCVDTMRDIVLHGRGRPEIPSSWLVHQGMRFLCDTITECWDHDPEARLTAHCVAERFNLMAQMDCDDILNNNMDNEASKTASPGGEHQDSDGSRNIQ